GCTCATCCCTGCGTTCTCCCTCGACCGCATCGTCAAATCCGGCGCGCGTTTCAATCCTGAGAAAGCCCGCTGGTACAACAAGGAATACCTGCGCCTCAAGTCTGACGAGGAACTCGCAGCCCTGTTCATCCCTGTCCTCGAGTCCCACGGACTCAAGGTAGTGGATGCAGCTGCAGCCGAGGCTGACTTCAAGGCACATGTCTATACAAAGGATTATGTCCTCAAGGTAGTGCATCTTGTCAAGGAGCGCGCAACCTTCGTGGCTGATTTCTGGACAATCGCTTCTTATCTGTTCATCGCCCCTTCGGAGTTCGAGGCTTTCGGAGTGAAGGCCGGAGCTGCTGTGGAGCAGAAGCCGGAGGATCCTAGAAGGGCTGCCGATCCGCGCGCCAAGGTCTATGACGACGCCGCTACTGCGCCGTTCCTTGCCAAGGACGTGGACAAGTTCTGGAAACCGGAGAACTATGAGCTCGCAGTGAAAGCTGCCGAGTTCGTGACCGGCTCCGACTTCAGCCTTGAGAAAGAAGTGCTGGAAGGCAAGCTCGAGGAGTATATCAAGGGTAACGAGTGGCCTATGGGCAAGGTGATGAACTGCCTCCGTCTTGCGCTCGCGGGAGCTTCAAGCGGACTTGGTATCGCCGACATCGTGTCCCTGATCGGTCGCGAGGAACTCGCCTCCCGAATCAGCTATATCTGTAACAGGCTTTAGTCTATTGCAGTTGATTCCGGGATAGACTGTTATCCAGAGTATTCTGGTGGCAGGTGGATCGGGTCCTGAGACTACGGGCCTCCGGCCCTATCCCTCCCAGCCTAGCGGCTGGGCCCCTCCCGCTCACGATGGCCGCGGGCGGCCACGGTCTCCGGACCCGACCCACCTGCCACCCGGACAAAATACCGGAAAAGATTCTAAACCATATAAGAAATGAAAATAGGAATTTGCAGCGACCACGCAGGCTTCCAGTACAAGACCAAGCTTGTCGCATGGCTCAGGAAAAAAGGAATTGAAGTGACAGACTTCGGCACTGACTCCGAAGCCAGCATGGACTACAGCGACGTGGCCCATCCGCTTGCAAACGCAGTCGAGAAAGGCAGCGTCGAGCTCGGAATCGCCCTCTGCGGCACCGGCAACGGCATGGCCATGACCCTGAACAAGCATCAGGGCATCCGCGCCGGCCTTGCATGGTCATCCGAAATCGGCCGTCTTGTCAAGGCCCATAACAACGCCAACATCCTCGTGATGCCGGCAAGGTTCATTTCCTACAGGATGGCCCAGCGCATCATCGACACCTGGCTCGAAACCAAGTTCGAAGGCGGAAGGCATCTCAGACGCATCGAAAAGATGCCTTGCCGTTAATGGACCCGCTGATTGCAAATAAAGAATTGAAATGCCTCTCGAATAGCATAGAAGACTATCCGGGAGGCATTATCATACCTGTGGACAAGCCATACCGATGGACTTCAGCCGACGTGATCCGCAAAGTCAAGTATGCGGCAAAACGCCATTTCGGCAAGAAGAACCTGAAAGTCGGCCACGCGGGGACTCTCGATCCCCTCGCCACCGGCGTACTGCTGGTGTGCATCGGCAACGCCACCAAACTCGCTGAGACGCTCCAGAAACATGACAAGGAGTACATAGCCGGTATCACCTTCGGCGCGACGACTCCCTCATACGACCTGGAAAAAGAGATAGACAGGCTCTACCCTCACGACGGAGTCAGCGAAGAGTCAGTCAGGGCTGTCCTGCCCGGCTTTCTCGGAGAGCAGGAGCAGATCGCTCCCCTCTTCTCCGCCAAATCCGTCGACGGCGTCCGCGCCTATGAACTCGCAAGGAAGAAATACCGCGAGGCGATGGCCTCCGGAGAGAGTTTTGACCATGCAGACGCGGAGACTCTGGCCCGGCAGCGAATCACCATCAGCTCGATAGAGCTGCTCCGATACTGCCCGGACGGCATCCCTGCCTCCGAAATCGAAGCCGCCGAAGGCGCCAGCAGCAGGATCAATGTCACCGACAACAGCTCGCTGCATCTGCCTCATGCTGAGATAAGGGTGGCTTGCAGCAAAGGCACATACATCCGCGCTCTTGCCCGCGATCTGGGCGAAGCTCTCGGGACCGGAGCGCATCTCGACAGTCTCTGCCGCACCCGCAACGGCGGTTTCAGCGTAGAGGACGCCCTCTCCGTCGATGAGG
This portion of the Bacteroidales bacterium WCE2008 genome encodes:
- a CDS encoding ribose 5-phosphate isomerase B, whose translation is MKIGICSDHAGFQYKTKLVAWLRKKGIEVTDFGTDSEASMDYSDVAHPLANAVEKGSVELGIALCGTGNGMAMTLNKHQGIRAGLAWSSEIGRLVKAHNNANILVMPARFISYRMAQRIIDTWLETKFEGGRHLRRIEKMPCR
- a CDS encoding tRNA pseudouridine synthase B; the protein is MDPLIANKELKCLSNSIEDYPGGIIIPVDKPYRWTSADVIRKVKYAAKRHFGKKNLKVGHAGTLDPLATGVLLVCIGNATKLAETLQKHDKEYIAGITFGATTPSYDLEKEIDRLYPHDGVSEESVRAVLPGFLGEQEQIAPLFSAKSVDGVRAYELARKKYREAMASGESFDHADAETLARQRITISSIELLRYCPDGIPASEIEAAEGASSRINVTDNSSLHLPHAEIRVACSKGTYIRALARDLGEALGTGAHLDSLCRTRNGGFSVEDALSVDEATALLSAN